TATAGCAAAGGCCACAGTAACAGCAAGCTCACTTCGTGTAGGAATGTATGCGAATACTCCAGTGTATGTGTGCTgtattggatgtttttcttgaCGTTTTCTCAAATACAACGTCTAAACGATCTGCGTTTTCAAAAACACTGATTCTGCAAGGAAGTTTTCATGGTAAGGCTCACGACAGTCCCGGAAAATCTGAAGTTTGACTCGTTTTCTTTGAGCTTTTGTTGTTTAGCTTTATGATATCGCGCAGTTTTGTTCTTTCAGCCGTAAGTAATGTGCGCGTAGTTTTAGATGAATCCCAAATTTGCAATGTTTTCACCAACAAAATGTGTTTGTCACTGTGTGTAGGTGTGACGACTGTTAAACGCTACTGTTGCTCTGTGTTTGCATCTCTTCTTTATTTGATTGTGTGTCTAGCGTGTGGAATAaattacatgtaaataaacatttaaacatattttatgttcCCATTGAGATTCAGTCAGCAAATAATTGATACATTTCAGTCGTTAGTTCTTAATGTAAGtttcactgagtgtgtgtgtgtgttcactttaTAATACAGTTACCATCTGACATAAGTATGTAAGTGTACTGGGATTTATGTGGCACACTTTTGCCTGATCTAGTCAGTGAGTTTTTAGAAAGAGGTGGAAATTCCTGCCATTCCCCAGCCAGCATGTTTAGACGTGCTCAATGAatcatttgttttgtatttgttcagTCATTCATACTTTATAAAGTAAATGACATTCAACAAGTCAATCCTGAAGAAACTGTAGAATTCTAGCCCTGGAAGTCAAGAACTTCCAACTACCTGAATTGTGGTCCAAGAATGGAGAACCCTTTGCACTgtaagacacaaacacagaactCACATGTAACTGCTCATATTTTTCTATACACATCTTAACTTATGAGCCACTGATGACTTTTGGAAGGAAATGGATGCCATAATAAAGCACCTGTGCTATAAGCGCATATATTTATATCTGAGAGTTGGACTAATATTGCTTCCTTGCTGAGAATGTATTATGGGTGCGGTAAGAACCCCAGACCTGCTTGTACAGATCGCCAATGCCAGGAACTGTGTATGCATGACACAGCACTCTATTATTTAGTTTTTAGTGTCcctgcagaaagaaagaaaaaaaaaaaactgttaaaaccagcctaagatggttggttggtcttagctggtttcctAGCTATGACAGTTGGCTTGTTGTCAGGTCACATATCAAACCTGCTAAAACCAGCTTAGTTAAGCTGTTATTTTCAACAGGGTTGAGTGACTATTAAACATTAACACATTGTCACTTAAGgccctttattttttttaaactgactgCCTGGACTTCACTCTAATGTTAACCCCCTTAGAGAAGACAGATTAAATATCATTCAAGTCTCTCTGTTCCAGAAAGCAGTGAACTCTGTCGCTTCACTCTTGAATTAAACTCTTTCTTCCATTTTCATGCACCTGTAACCAAAGCTCAGCTGGAGGTACACCTGCTTAATCTCAAGGTAGGAAGTTGAGCAATTCCAACATACCTACCAATGTGTGTAGGCAGTAAATATGATAAAAGCCTTATCACTTCTCAACTGCAGACCTGGTGACTGTAACATTATTTTCCACACAGGTTTTGGGAAAGGCAGAGGCTTTATGGATGGACTGGGGTTGATTGCTGACATTTATTGCTAGATTTGTgagtgtttttattatattttcctgGAACACATTTATGTCAGTCTGTCTGATTTTCCACTCGCTTTTTGATGTTCACAGACAAAAGAAACCTTTGCAGGGAACAAAATGAGAAGACTGAGCACCCTTTGACAGGCACAGAAAAAGAGATTCAAGCCTTGGTTCATGGTGAGGTTTGGAAATATGTCCTACAGCGACCAGACACCTCCCAGCCCCAGCAGAGGCAGCAGCAGTAACTCTGGGGCACAGTATGCTACTGCCACGCTGGGTGTGGGCCTCATAGCCCTCGGGATCGTCATGATTGTCTGGAGCGTGGTGCCATCAGGGTCAGCTGGGAATAGCTCCAGACCAGGCATGGAGTCTAGTCAAGTACGGGACACCTCATCCGTAGCTTTCGTGCTGGTCGGAGGAGGCATTGCTTTGCTGTTGCTCTCTGTGTGTCTGAGCATACGGAACAAACGGCGAGCGGCCAGGGGACAGGAAGCCAGCAACACACCCGCAAACGCACAGGAGAGGGCTATGTAAGTACGCTTAATTAAATACAAACCCACATGTAGTCGCATTTGTGCATGCACCGCCAATGCAACtaataaagggattgttcacccaaaaatgataattctgtcatcatttactcaccctcataccatctcaaactcatatgacttcctttcttctgctgaacagaaatgaAGATTCTTTTTTGTGGGATGTAATGATGTGTTTCTGTTCAATATAAGTCAATGGGCTACAAAATGtttgagctccaaaaaggacttaaatggtttgttcacccaaaaatgaaaatcctctcattatttaccatcacagatgtgcatgacttactttcttctgctgaacacaaaactttttttttttttttttaaatcttgactTCCGGCCGGATTAGAACACAGTGCAGGGTTCAAGGCGGTGATTCTTTGACCTGCACACATTTGCCAGGCCCTGGTATCATTATACAACAATAAAACTtagcatttaaatttttggtgttTATCATGAACCTTTTAGTGACTGTGATACATTTTAATAGTATCCCAAAAGATGTCATTCATTTTAACTAGCGTCTGCATTTCCAAAACAGCCCAAATGGGTGTGAAAACCTCATATCTAGCAACACTgtgtctggtttgtgtgcagcgcTCTTCAAATGTGTAAAGCTTGTGGAAATGTGTTAATGAACTCTCATGAACACACAGAGGTGACTAGGGATGTCAAGAATTACAGTGAAAAAGGCATTTTGGTCTGTGTCTTACCAAAAGCAATTGCTTTTCgtgttgcttcagaagacatgaatttaaccactcaggtcatatggattactttcatgctgcctttatgtgcattttggagcttgaaagttttagaACCCATTGACTTGGACAAAAACCCCTCTTACATTCTTCAAataatcttcaattgtgttccacagaagaaagtcatacaagttagagacgacatgagggtgagtgaatgataagAGAATTCTCATTATtctgtgaactatttctttttaggcttatttcacccaaaaattatgaaGTCGAAgtagtcatttactcaccctcattccatataactttctttcttcaatggaacgcaaaaagaaatgttaggcagaatgtcagggactgacagcctcagtcaccatttactttcattgcatggaaaaaagatgtgatgaaagtgaatagtgactgaggctgtccataacattctgcctaacatttccttttgcgtTTCATGCAACATAGTCAAttaggtttgaaacaacacaagggtgagtaaataatttcatttttggttgaactatccctgtaGTGACGTCAAGATGATTGCAAATTTTGTGTCCCTTTGTacatatgtaattatttatttgttgtttgtgtaGGGCGGAGCAGTTAGCTCAGAGTTACATGGTTCCCAGTTATGAGGAGGTGGTTGAGAGTGGTCAGTACCCCATCAGTCAGTCATCTGTGCGGAACAACAGCACCACCCAGCTTCCAGCCTATGAGGAGCTTGTGGAACATCAACTCGCCTTGGAAGATGGGTCAAATCAGGCACGCAGACACTCTTCTCAAACTGACCCCAGCTCTGGAGAGGGTGGCCGCAGAAAGAGCCGACCCGGTAGCAAGCTTATTCCCCTAAAAATGCGACGCTTCAAATCGGAGAATATGAGAAGGAAGAGCTTAAGCGATGCCCCGCAGAGCTATGTGTTCACCATCGAACCCCTCACACCTCCCCCACATTATGACGATGAACCTCCACCACTACTTACAAACACTCCACAGTAAGAAGTGTGACGACCTCCATCATGAAACACTCAAGTACAGAATTGCAGATTCCTTACTGCATGCTACTTCTCTAAAGAAAAATGTGGTACTGTCTGAGGATTATGGAAGTGCTATAGTAGAGTGTGAGTCTCTGGTTGCTCTGTAGCACATTCCCATAGAATGG
This window of the Xyrauchen texanus isolate HMW12.3.18 chromosome 27, RBS_HiC_50CHRs, whole genome shotgun sequence genome carries:
- the tmem51a gene encoding transmembrane protein 51a is translated as MVRFGNMSYSDQTPPSPSRGSSSNSGAQYATATLGVGLIALGIVMIVWSVVPSGSAGNSSRPGMESSQVRDTSSVAFVLVGGGIALLLLSVCLSIRNKRRAARGQEASNTPANAQERAMAEQLAQSYMVPSYEEVVESGQYPISQSSVRNNSTTQLPAYEELVEHQLALEDGSNQARRHSSQTDPSSGEGGRRKSRPGSKLIPLKMRRFKSENMRRKSLSDAPQSYVFTIEPLTPPPHYDDEPPPLLTNTPQ